A window from Streptomyces sp. NBC_00299 encodes these proteins:
- a CDS encoding type I polyketide synthase: MVEDGKDGAVAVVGLGCRVPGADTVDALWRLLDERRDEITPVPGHREPLYTEVTAAGSRATGAQWGGFLAELESWDPGFFGMSPSEAARIDPQQALALEVAWRALESAGVVQEDLLGSRTGVFFGQATHDHAMLLSGQSTHEMQGPYTNPGLSHAITANRLSYLWDLRGPSMTVDTACSSSLVAVHLAVQSLRSGECDLAIAGGVNALLSPVPQLGAAGLTALAADGRCRTFDASGQGYVRSEGGGAVVLRRLEDALASGEHIHVVIKGSGVNQDGRTNGLTAPSGRAQTELIVQSLRQAGVRSAKTLGYVELHGTGTPLGDPIEGRALGAALDRAVGKDRPPLPVGSLKANIGHLEAAAGVLGLIKAALVLRHGVVPGNPHLREVNPRIDLDGFGLAMSDGHIPLPADASAVAVSSFGFGGTNASVVLARAPHQQSPVQVGARANSGPVVLPLSARSAQSLAATASDWADWLGSMEDWEDVRQAARAASAHRTAFEWRAGVVAAGRQELLDQLTSIGDGTRDAPHTRTGTSPSLGFVYSGHGSQWDGMGRELLGACPPFAERVREVDAVLAPMLGWSPLAALEGTESADLDDIRVAQPLIFTVQLALTAQLAGLGIQPDAVTGHSMGELSAAVVAGRLELATACRVLRARNDAVDAARGTGGMAVVEAGAHEAAEILAQLGSPVTVAADNSPRSCVLSGHDGALTAALAEFERRGRDTRRVKVDYPSHGPLMKAPAEQLGRVLGSVEAPEPGSGPAFYSSVHGRSYEAPLDARYWQDNLTHPVRARGAVTAMADDGVTHVLEISPHPVLLVALRESLEAQGEGAVALSTGHRDQRGGLGLREVEAALFERGLHLRADADAVTHAWASRLPVHPFRRTHVYRVPAAGPTDRRKGAAPGILTEASFQPGTYLAGLTLPETRENHLMAGEPAVSVAELVAAALWSAREAGVEDAAFVQDLEMHRPLPAEPSVPRQLVVHLGGNGSRPARSAAVRFLFRRAGRWTTAASCTVGARPPAPLPDVTASVRCEVNVPAPPPTASPASLASVLDRALPAVARALLAERTDIDPELVAVSRVGAVHASAELWTADGAVAEGQLRECDGEVLMDLAFVSTAGNLLAQVQHMALAQLSQRGGTDDPEETAGIGSGGRAVSGGELRQTLLSLPSDTERRQALGSWLHTTLDSVLPNGLREGATDDLSFAEMGLESLMGVELRNRLEKELDIRLSATLVWAHPTVRQLADALLGRIVQETEQAQQVAPGAAQDAMTRPGAAGSDALSQLLAELDG; this comes from the coding sequence GTGGTTGAGGACGGCAAGGACGGCGCGGTCGCCGTCGTGGGACTCGGCTGCCGGGTCCCCGGCGCCGACACCGTCGACGCACTGTGGCGGCTGCTGGACGAGCGGCGGGACGAGATCACCCCGGTGCCCGGCCACCGGGAGCCCCTGTACACCGAGGTGACCGCAGCCGGCTCACGGGCCACGGGCGCCCAATGGGGCGGATTCCTCGCGGAGTTGGAGAGCTGGGATCCAGGGTTCTTCGGCATGTCGCCCAGCGAGGCGGCCCGGATCGATCCCCAGCAGGCGCTGGCCCTGGAGGTCGCCTGGCGAGCCCTGGAATCCGCGGGAGTCGTACAGGAAGATCTGCTCGGCAGCCGTACCGGTGTCTTCTTCGGACAGGCCACGCACGATCACGCGATGCTCCTGAGCGGGCAGTCCACGCACGAGATGCAGGGCCCGTACACCAACCCGGGCCTCTCCCACGCCATCACCGCCAACCGCCTCTCCTATCTGTGGGACCTGCGCGGTCCCTCGATGACCGTCGACACCGCTTGCTCGTCCTCCCTCGTCGCCGTGCACCTCGCCGTCCAGAGCCTTCGGTCGGGTGAGTGCGACCTCGCGATCGCGGGTGGCGTGAACGCGCTGCTGTCCCCCGTCCCGCAGCTGGGCGCGGCCGGCCTGACCGCGCTGGCCGCCGACGGCCGCTGCCGAACCTTCGACGCCTCAGGTCAGGGTTACGTCCGTTCCGAGGGCGGTGGCGCGGTCGTGCTACGCCGTCTGGAGGACGCGCTGGCCTCGGGCGAGCACATCCACGTCGTGATCAAGGGGTCCGGCGTCAACCAGGACGGACGTACCAACGGGCTCACCGCCCCCAGCGGCCGTGCGCAGACCGAGCTGATCGTGCAGTCGCTGCGGCAGGCGGGAGTGAGGTCCGCCAAGACCCTCGGGTACGTCGAACTGCACGGCACCGGCACCCCGCTCGGCGACCCCATCGAGGGCCGGGCGCTGGGCGCCGCCCTGGACCGGGCGGTGGGCAAGGACAGGCCGCCGCTGCCCGTGGGATCGCTCAAGGCGAACATCGGCCACCTGGAGGCAGCGGCAGGCGTGCTTGGCCTGATCAAGGCCGCACTGGTGCTCCGGCACGGCGTTGTGCCCGGCAATCCCCATCTGCGCGAGGTCAACCCGCGCATCGATCTGGACGGCTTCGGCCTCGCGATGTCGGACGGCCACATCCCCCTGCCGGCCGACGCCTCCGCGGTCGCCGTGAGCTCCTTCGGTTTCGGAGGCACCAACGCCTCCGTCGTACTCGCCCGCGCGCCGCACCAGCAATCCCCCGTGCAGGTCGGCGCGCGGGCGAACTCCGGGCCCGTCGTTCTGCCACTGTCGGCCCGGAGCGCCCAGTCGCTGGCAGCGACAGCCAGCGACTGGGCGGACTGGTTGGGCTCCATGGAGGACTGGGAGGACGTACGGCAGGCGGCGCGGGCGGCGTCCGCACACCGCACTGCCTTCGAGTGGCGTGCCGGGGTGGTCGCGGCCGGCCGGCAGGAGCTGCTGGACCAGCTGACCTCGATCGGGGACGGCACCCGCGACGCCCCGCACACCCGGACGGGCACGTCCCCGTCCTTGGGATTCGTGTACTCGGGGCACGGTTCGCAGTGGGACGGCATGGGCCGCGAACTGCTGGGCGCCTGCCCGCCCTTCGCCGAGCGGGTGCGAGAGGTCGACGCCGTACTGGCGCCGATGCTGGGCTGGAGCCCGCTCGCGGCGCTCGAGGGGACAGAGTCGGCGGACCTCGACGACATCCGCGTGGCACAGCCGCTGATCTTCACGGTGCAGCTCGCTCTCACCGCACAACTGGCCGGCCTGGGGATCCAGCCCGATGCCGTGACCGGTCACAGCATGGGTGAGCTGAGTGCGGCCGTCGTCGCGGGCAGGCTCGAACTGGCCACCGCCTGCCGGGTACTGCGTGCCCGCAACGACGCCGTCGATGCGGCTCGCGGCACCGGCGGTATGGCCGTGGTGGAGGCCGGCGCGCACGAAGCGGCCGAGATTCTGGCTCAGTTGGGCAGTCCCGTCACCGTCGCCGCCGACAACAGTCCCCGCTCCTGTGTGCTCTCCGGGCACGACGGCGCGCTGACGGCGGCCCTCGCGGAGTTCGAGCGCCGGGGACGCGACACCCGCCGGGTCAAGGTCGACTACCCCTCCCACGGCCCTCTCATGAAGGCGCCGGCCGAACAGCTCGGCCGGGTGCTGGGCAGCGTGGAGGCACCTGAGCCCGGCTCGGGCCCGGCGTTCTACTCCTCGGTGCACGGCCGGTCGTACGAGGCGCCCCTGGACGCGCGGTACTGGCAGGACAACCTCACCCACCCGGTCCGTGCCCGTGGAGCGGTCACGGCCATGGCGGACGACGGTGTCACCCATGTCCTGGAGATCAGTCCGCACCCGGTGTTGCTCGTCGCGCTGCGGGAGTCCCTCGAGGCCCAGGGCGAGGGTGCCGTGGCGCTCTCCACGGGTCATCGCGACCAGCGCGGGGGCCTCGGGCTGCGCGAGGTGGAGGCGGCACTGTTCGAGCGGGGCCTGCATCTGAGGGCGGACGCCGACGCGGTGACCCACGCCTGGGCCTCGCGGCTACCGGTCCACCCCTTCCGGCGCACCCACGTCTACCGGGTGCCGGCGGCCGGGCCGACCGACCGTAGGAAGGGCGCAGCTCCCGGCATCCTCACGGAGGCGTCCTTCCAGCCCGGGACGTACCTGGCGGGCCTCACCCTGCCCGAGACGCGCGAGAACCACCTGATGGCGGGCGAGCCCGCGGTGTCCGTCGCGGAGCTCGTGGCGGCGGCACTCTGGTCGGCGCGGGAGGCCGGCGTCGAGGACGCCGCGTTCGTCCAGGACCTGGAGATGCACCGGCCGCTGCCCGCCGAACCGAGCGTGCCACGGCAGTTGGTGGTGCACCTGGGAGGGAACGGTTCGCGGCCCGCACGCTCCGCCGCGGTGCGGTTCCTCTTCCGGCGCGCCGGCCGGTGGACGACGGCGGCGTCGTGCACGGTCGGCGCCCGGCCGCCGGCACCCCTGCCGGACGTCACCGCGAGCGTCAGGTGCGAGGTGAACGTGCCCGCTCCGCCGCCGACCGCGTCGCCCGCGTCCCTGGCCAGCGTGCTGGACCGGGCGCTGCCCGCCGTGGCGCGGGCGCTGCTGGCCGAACGAACGGATATCGACCCGGAGTTGGTTGCGGTCTCCCGCGTCGGGGCGGTGCACGCTTCGGCGGAATTGTGGACGGCGGACGGTGCCGTCGCGGAAGGACAGCTGCGGGAGTGCGACGGGGAGGTGCTCATGGATCTGGCGTTCGTCTCCACGGCGGGCAACCTGCTCGCGCAGGTGCAGCACATGGCGTTGGCGCAGCTGTCGCAGCGCGGCGGCACCGACGATCCGGAGGAGACGGCCGGCATCGGCTCCGGCGGTCGTGCCGTGTCCGGCGGTGAGCTGCGGCAGACGCTGCTGTCGCTGCCCTCCGACACCGAGCGGCGGCAGGCACTGGGCAGTTGGCTGCACACGACGCTCGACAGCGTCCTGCCGAACGGACTGCGCGAGGGTGCCACGGACGACCTGTCCTTCGCCGAGATGGGGCTCGAGTCGCTGATGGGCGTGGAGCTGCGCAACCGGCTGGAGAAGGAGCTGGACATCCGGCTCTCGGCCACCTTGGTCTGGGCGCACCCCACCGTCCGCCAGCTCGCCGACGCCCTGCTCGGGCGGATCGTCCAGGAGACGGAGCAGGCACAGCAGGTGGCGCCCGGCGCCGCCCAGGACGCGATGACGCGCCCGGGGGCCGCCGGTTCCGACGCCCTGAGCCAGTTGCTGGCAGAACTCGACGGCTAG
- a CDS encoding acyl carrier protein, translating to MTAEANMTQRDISAVVQASIAGELGLAAEERVDRQTTFVDLGLDSAALIGLAGTVTEELGIEVPTEWLFDHPTVNSLAAFLADTLATPEPARG from the coding sequence GTGACCGCCGAGGCCAACATGACTCAGCGCGACATCTCGGCCGTGGTGCAGGCGTCGATCGCCGGCGAACTGGGCCTCGCCGCGGAGGAACGAGTGGACCGCCAGACCACGTTCGTGGATCTCGGTCTGGACTCCGCCGCCCTGATCGGACTCGCGGGCACGGTCACCGAGGAGCTGGGCATCGAGGTGCCCACCGAGTGGCTCTTCGACCATCCCACCGTCAACAGCCTGGCGGCGTTCCTGGCCGACACTCTCGCGACGCCGGAGCCCGCCCGTGGTTGA
- a CDS encoding beta-ketoacyl-ACP synthase III yields MQKCAVLCGLGAYLPEKVVTNDDLAKIMDTTDEWISSRTGIRERRVVEPGISTGDLAVQAGARALKSAGGEPVDLVILATSTPDHPCPATAPSVAHRLGLLDTPAWDLSAVCSGFLYGLTAASSFIAAGNARRVLLIGADAFSTILAPADRGTRPIFGDGAGAVVLRRGDPDEPGALGPSALGSDGSLRELITVQAGGSKEPLDPAHPEQEGRYFTMQGRSVFRHAVGRMTAVAAEVRERAGWRPEDVDCLVAHQANRRILQAVAERLALPMERCALHLDRVGNTAAASIPLAMADAVAGGQLKPGHRVLLTAYGGGATWGAAALTWPSVTPQPD; encoded by the coding sequence ATGCAGAAGTGTGCTGTGCTCTGCGGTCTCGGCGCCTATCTGCCGGAAAAGGTGGTGACCAACGATGACCTCGCGAAAATCATGGACACCACGGACGAGTGGATAAGTAGCCGAACCGGAATCCGCGAGCGCCGCGTCGTCGAACCCGGCATCTCCACCGGAGATCTCGCCGTTCAGGCGGGGGCCCGGGCGCTGAAATCCGCCGGAGGTGAACCTGTCGATCTGGTGATCCTCGCGACGAGCACGCCGGACCACCCGTGTCCCGCCACCGCTCCCTCCGTGGCGCACCGGCTGGGCCTCTTGGACACCCCGGCGTGGGACCTGTCCGCGGTGTGCAGCGGCTTCCTGTACGGGCTGACCGCCGCGAGCAGCTTCATCGCGGCCGGCAACGCGCGACGTGTCCTGCTCATCGGGGCGGACGCGTTCTCCACGATCCTGGCACCCGCCGACCGCGGCACCCGGCCCATCTTCGGGGACGGTGCGGGCGCCGTCGTCCTGCGCCGCGGCGACCCGGACGAACCCGGCGCCCTGGGGCCCTCGGCCCTCGGGAGTGATGGCTCCCTGAGGGAGCTGATCACCGTTCAGGCGGGCGGCTCCAAGGAGCCCCTCGATCCGGCCCATCCGGAACAGGAAGGCCGGTACTTCACGATGCAGGGGAGGTCCGTCTTCCGGCACGCCGTCGGCCGTATGACCGCCGTTGCCGCGGAGGTGCGAGAGCGGGCCGGCTGGCGTCCCGAGGATGTCGACTGTCTCGTCGCGCACCAGGCGAACCGCCGGATCCTCCAGGCGGTTGCCGAGCGTCTGGCGCTGCCCATGGAGCGCTGCGCCCTCCACCTCGACCGCGTCGGGAACACGGCCGCGGCATCCATCCCGCTGGCCATGGCCGACGCGGTGGCCGGCGGACAGCTCAAGCCGGGCCACCGGGTCCTGCTGACCGCCTACGGCGGCGGAGCCACCTGGGGCGCGGCCGCGCTCACCTGGCCGAGCGTCACACCGCAGCCCGACTGA
- a CDS encoding SDR family NAD(P)-dependent oxidoreductase: MTRVLITGASGSLGSAFARHLIESGADVVCMLRPGEGPGGLEHHLHRCEIRRGDVTDLASLEAALQGIDEVYHFAGIAITLNKLHSLMEQVNVEGCANLVKAATTAGVRRIVHASSISAIGYPRPGEIADENFDISRSSCVNSYMITKRAGERELLRGWRSGGPEVVIVNLSACIAPYSDRRYGWAMLIESARQNKLVAYPLGGAAFTSIDDMNFGMRAAMERGTPGSRYIVSSVNLTYRELFHQIAEVVGCAPPKRAVPDTLVRAAGRVGAVVAAMRKDPLRSPFLVPENAALSVNRLFYNTCRAQRELGFRPTSLHDSIASVDNWLTELEVDGLISALGSEGRRGSALRSVADHD; encoded by the coding sequence GTGACCCGCGTGCTGATCACCGGAGCGTCCGGCAGTCTCGGCTCCGCCTTTGCCCGTCACCTCATCGAATCCGGCGCGGACGTCGTCTGCATGCTCCGCCCCGGCGAAGGACCGGGCGGACTGGAGCACCACCTGCACCGGTGCGAGATCCGCCGCGGCGACGTCACCGACCTCGCCTCGCTGGAAGCGGCACTCCAGGGCATCGACGAGGTCTACCACTTCGCCGGCATCGCCATCACGCTGAACAAACTGCACTCCCTCATGGAGCAGGTCAACGTCGAGGGCTGCGCGAACCTGGTCAAGGCGGCGACGACGGCCGGGGTACGCCGTATCGTGCACGCCTCCTCGATCTCCGCCATCGGCTATCCGCGACCGGGTGAGATCGCCGACGAGAACTTCGACATCTCCCGCTCCAGCTGCGTGAACAGTTACATGATCACCAAGCGCGCCGGCGAGAGGGAGTTGCTGCGCGGCTGGCGCTCGGGCGGCCCGGAAGTGGTGATCGTCAATCTCAGCGCCTGCATCGCCCCGTACAGCGACCGCCGTTACGGCTGGGCGATGCTCATCGAGAGCGCCCGGCAGAACAAGCTCGTCGCCTATCCGCTGGGCGGCGCCGCCTTCACCTCGATCGACGACATGAACTTCGGCATGCGGGCCGCGATGGAGCGGGGCACGCCGGGATCCCGCTACATCGTCTCGTCGGTGAACCTCACCTACCGGGAGCTGTTCCACCAGATCGCGGAGGTCGTGGGCTGCGCGCCGCCGAAGCGGGCGGTGCCCGACACCTTGGTGCGGGCGGCCGGCCGGGTCGGCGCGGTCGTGGCCGCGATGCGCAAGGACCCGCTGCGATCGCCGTTCCTCGTTCCGGAGAACGCGGCGCTGTCGGTCAACAGGCTCTTCTACAACACCTGCCGGGCCCAACGGGAGTTGGGGTTCCGCCCCACCTCGCTGCACGACTCCATCGCCTCGGTCGACAACTGGCTGACCGAGCTGGAGGTCGACGGACTGATAAGCGCCCTGGGGTCCGAAGGGAGGCGGGGCAGTGCCCTCCGCAGCGTTGCAGACCACGACTGA
- a CDS encoding fatty acyl-AMP ligase translates to MQTTTEHLTLGHALASHAEQLSATTALVYDRPDGTQDRRTYAELYAQAAAVGAVLQQLPSRTYDRPFVLIALPNGVDYVASFFGCLLADTVAVTFHPPLMSTMRAGKAWDHRLEQILRDCEPSAVITAPELHSRVRAVADAARSAPLVIAPDEIPWGADGEAGPVRTRPRQLALLQYTSGSTSSPKGAMVSNANLAHNIAHIRRNLGTGPGQSAAGWLPLFHDMGLIGMVCHPLTAGMSLHMSTPTGFLRNPLGWLRTLSETRSSFTIAPDFGYATAVQKVPEEHREGLDLSGLRHALNGAEPVRRRTVTAFAEAYGPYGFDPHALMPVYGLAEATLVVTCLDRQAAPALGEVDRRTLGRAYREAQDARPETLRTELVGCGSSIAPDLEVAVVDPETSRRRPDGEVGEIWISGPSVAGGYWGHEKATRETFRATVDEPALQGRSFLRTGDLGVWHEGQLCIAGRIKDVIIHRGTNHHPQDLEATAEGCHELVARAVAFATREGEDQDEQVVLACELLTYGPRADHAEVLAAVRGAVLEEHGIAPAAVAVVQSGAVPRTTSGKLRRAEAAQRWSADQFKPVALWHRGGTSKGGPR, encoded by the coding sequence TTGCAGACCACGACTGAGCACCTCACCCTCGGCCACGCCCTCGCCTCGCACGCGGAGCAGCTGTCCGCCACCACGGCACTCGTGTACGACCGCCCCGACGGGACACAGGACCGGCGCACCTACGCCGAGTTGTACGCGCAGGCCGCGGCGGTCGGCGCGGTCCTGCAGCAGCTGCCGTCCCGCACATACGACCGCCCGTTCGTGCTGATCGCGCTGCCCAACGGCGTCGACTACGTGGCGTCCTTCTTCGGATGCCTGCTGGCCGACACCGTGGCGGTCACCTTCCATCCGCCGCTGATGTCGACCATGCGGGCCGGCAAGGCGTGGGACCACCGGCTGGAACAGATCCTGCGCGACTGCGAGCCCTCGGCCGTCATCACCGCACCGGAACTGCACTCCCGCGTCCGAGCCGTCGCCGACGCCGCTCGGTCGGCCCCCTTGGTGATCGCACCGGATGAAATCCCCTGGGGCGCCGACGGCGAGGCGGGCCCGGTGCGGACCCGGCCGCGGCAACTGGCGCTGCTCCAGTACACCTCGGGCTCCACGTCGAGCCCCAAGGGCGCGATGGTGTCCAACGCCAACCTCGCCCACAACATCGCCCACATCCGGCGCAACCTGGGGACCGGGCCCGGTCAGTCGGCGGCGGGCTGGCTGCCTCTGTTCCACGACATGGGTCTGATCGGCATGGTCTGCCATCCGCTGACGGCCGGCATGAGCCTGCACATGTCGACGCCCACCGGCTTCCTGCGCAACCCGCTGGGTTGGCTGAGGACGCTGAGCGAGACCAGGTCCAGCTTCACCATCGCCCCCGACTTCGGCTACGCGACCGCCGTGCAGAAGGTCCCCGAGGAGCACCGCGAGGGCCTCGACCTGTCCGGGCTCCGGCATGCGCTCAACGGCGCGGAGCCGGTGCGCCGCAGGACCGTCACGGCGTTCGCCGAGGCCTACGGGCCGTACGGCTTCGATCCGCACGCGTTGATGCCGGTCTACGGTCTGGCCGAGGCAACGTTGGTCGTCACCTGTCTGGACCGGCAGGCCGCGCCGGCACTCGGCGAGGTGGACAGGAGGACCCTGGGCCGGGCCTACCGGGAGGCTCAGGACGCCCGGCCCGAGACCCTGCGCACGGAGCTGGTCGGATGCGGATCCAGCATCGCCCCGGACCTCGAGGTGGCCGTGGTCGACCCGGAGACCTCTCGCCGTCGCCCGGACGGCGAGGTCGGCGAGATCTGGATCAGTGGGCCGAGTGTCGCCGGCGGCTACTGGGGACACGAGAAGGCCACCCGGGAGACCTTCCGGGCGACGGTGGACGAGCCCGCGCTCCAGGGACGCAGCTTCCTGCGCACCGGGGACCTCGGGGTCTGGCACGAGGGCCAGCTCTGCATCGCAGGCCGCATCAAGGACGTGATCATCCACCGCGGCACCAACCACCATCCGCAGGACCTCGAGGCCACCGCCGAGGGCTGCCACGAACTGGTGGCGCGGGCCGTGGCCTTCGCGACGCGCGAGGGGGAGGACCAGGACGAGCAGGTCGTGCTCGCCTGCGAACTGCTCACCTACGGCCCCCGGGCGGACCACGCCGAAGTCCTGGCGGCGGTTCGCGGGGCCGTCCTCGAAGAGCACGGGATCGCGCCCGCCGCGGTCGCGGTGGTCCAGTCCGGGGCGGTGCCGCGCACGACCAGCGGGAAGCTCCGGCGTGCCGAGGCCGCACAGCGCTGGAGCGCCGATCAGTTCAAGCCGGTGGCCCTCTGGCACCGGGGTGGGACAAGCAAGGGAGGACCGCGGTGA
- a CDS encoding acyl carrier protein, translating into MTASVHPSAEQLQDQLRSELVTRFGVEDAEVTPEMTFGELGLDSLALVELSDVLQSVLEIPIADDDFNGEQKIAEVVTLLQDKLVEHAGAQGQV; encoded by the coding sequence GTGACTGCCTCCGTGCACCCCTCCGCCGAGCAGCTCCAGGACCAGCTGCGCTCCGAGCTCGTCACGCGATTCGGTGTCGAGGACGCCGAAGTCACTCCGGAGATGACCTTTGGAGAGCTCGGACTCGACTCCCTGGCGCTGGTGGAACTCTCCGACGTGCTCCAGAGCGTGCTGGAGATCCCCATCGCCGACGACGACTTCAACGGCGAGCAGAAGATCGCCGAGGTCGTCACCCTGCTCCAGGACAAGCTCGTCGAACACGCCGGCGCGCAGGGCCAGGTATGA
- a CDS encoding beta-ketoacyl-[acyl-carrier-protein] synthase family protein produces MTAGPSRSGPGGRRRTEPFHAAITGIGMITAAGPDTARTWEAVVRGRPTTAVIPELAGMPVQLACQASAFDGDAVLGRRAAWRLDRCTQMALVAGREAVADAGLDPARWDGARVGTVLGSALGGIGTWQREYDRLRELGPERISPLTIPMSLPNLIAGQLATDLQACGPSLVTSTACASGTTALGVARDLLRHDSCDIVITGGAESSLVHSVVAAFARAGALSRNTEDPGRASRPFDVDRDGFVIAEAAAILVLERPDHARARGAQVHAYVSGYGASADAGHETRPDPEGAGAQRAVEAALRDAELFPIEIDHVNAHGTSTPLNDLAEGRMVRRVIGGHPLVTAAKGVTGHSLGAAGAVEAALTALTLKHQVVPPTAGLREMDPAVDLDVVQGTAREQTVEAALSNSFGFGGQNAALVLTRA; encoded by the coding sequence GTGACTGCCGGGCCGTCACGTAGCGGCCCGGGCGGGCGGCGCCGAACGGAGCCCTTCCACGCCGCCATCACCGGTATCGGCATGATCACCGCGGCGGGCCCGGACACGGCCCGGACCTGGGAGGCCGTCGTCCGTGGTCGTCCCACGACTGCGGTGATACCGGAACTGGCCGGGATGCCGGTCCAACTGGCCTGCCAGGCATCGGCGTTCGACGGGGACGCGGTCCTCGGCCGGCGTGCCGCCTGGCGGCTGGACCGCTGCACCCAGATGGCGCTGGTCGCGGGCCGCGAGGCGGTCGCTGACGCCGGTCTCGACCCGGCGCGGTGGGACGGTGCCCGCGTCGGTACCGTGCTTGGCTCCGCGCTGGGCGGCATCGGCACCTGGCAGCGAGAGTACGACCGGCTGCGCGAACTGGGTCCCGAGCGGATCTCGCCGCTGACGATCCCCATGTCGCTGCCCAACCTGATCGCCGGCCAGCTGGCCACCGACCTCCAGGCCTGCGGACCGAGCCTGGTCACCAGCACTGCCTGCGCCTCCGGGACCACGGCCCTCGGGGTCGCCCGCGATCTCCTGCGCCACGACAGCTGCGACATCGTCATCACCGGGGGCGCCGAGTCCAGTCTCGTGCACTCCGTCGTCGCCGCCTTCGCCCGCGCGGGAGCGCTGTCCCGCAACACCGAGGACCCCGGCAGGGCATCCCGGCCCTTCGACGTGGACCGGGACGGATTCGTCATCGCCGAGGCCGCCGCCATCCTGGTGCTCGAACGCCCCGACCACGCGCGGGCCCGGGGTGCCCAGGTCCATGCGTACGTCAGCGGGTACGGTGCCTCGGCCGACGCCGGACACGAGACACGGCCGGACCCGGAGGGGGCGGGTGCCCAGCGGGCGGTGGAAGCCGCCCTGCGGGACGCGGAGTTGTTCCCGATCGAGATCGACCACGTCAACGCGCACGGCACGTCGACGCCGCTCAACGACCTCGCCGAGGGGCGGATGGTGCGGCGCGTCATCGGCGGACACCCCCTGGTCACCGCGGCGAAGGGTGTCACCGGTCACTCCCTCGGCGCGGCCGGCGCCGTGGAGGCCGCGCTCACCGCCCTCACCCTCAAGCATCAGGTCGTGCCCCCCACGGCCGGTCTTCGAGAGATGGACCCGGCTGTCGATCTCGACGTCGTCCAGGGCACCGCACGCGAGCAGACGGTGGAGGCGGCCCTGAGTAACTCGTTCGGATTCGGCGGACAGAACGCCGCTCTCGTACTCACCCGGGCTTAG